A section of the Triticum dicoccoides isolate Atlit2015 ecotype Zavitan chromosome 7A, WEW_v2.0, whole genome shotgun sequence genome encodes:
- the LOC119333796 gene encoding non-specific lipid transfer protein GPI-anchored 2-like has translation MAMRAPAAVLLLAVASVLAAGAAAQSTGTPACASKLTGCAGYMNGTDAQKPPETCCGPLRDAVKNEKPCLCALYASPEIFKAFNINVTDALRLSKRCGVSEDEEAKSRCEILDQMACNEEGKKRMLKASRVPRCLHLPHSRCGASPTKSPPGSSPSSPSGGGKSAGHRTMSAGFAGLMSLFLVLWSALA, from the exons ATGGCGATGCGGGCGCCGGCGGCGGTGCTGCTTCTGGCGGTGGCGAGCGTGctggcggcgggcgcggcggcgcagTCGACGGGCACGCCGGCGTGCGCGTCCAAGCTGACGGGCTGCGCCGGCTACATGAACGGCACGGACGCGCAGAAGCCGCCGGAGACCTGCTGCGGCCCGCTCCGGGACGCCGTCAAGAACGAGAAGCCCTGCCTCTGCGCGCTCTACGCCTCGCCCGAGATCTTCAAGGCCTTCAACATCAACGTCACCGACGCGCTCCGCCTCTCCAAGCGCTGCGGCGTCTCCGAGGAC GAAGAGGCAAAATCTAGATGTGAAATCTTGGACCAGATGGCTTGCAATGAAGAGGGGAAAAAAAGGATGTTGAAGGCATCAAGAGTTCCTAGATGCCTTCATCTTCCCCACTCCAGATGTG GCGCCTCTCCGACCAAGTCTCCTCCAG GTTCAAGTCCAAGTTCTCCGTCAGGTGGTGGCAAGAGCGCCGGGCACCGCACCATGTCGGCCGGCTTCGCGGGGCTGATGAGCCTGTTCCTGGTCCTGTGGTCTGCCCTGGCATAA
- the LOC119333795 gene encoding uncharacterized protein LOC119333795 yields MARYYRSHLRYGLDLIEPPSMGISPSPSDRAAAPARLLPVRYYVRDVWEIKREEDPVHDPDSPQSPSQVGYDVPPLVFPNPSPSPSWLSRRMAFERHLPATHDEPPPPPPEEPPARRPEEEDPDLYFCLKDPDDPEFVRRSHEFQSKRYAVHALRGYNADPGNGIKYELVEGSASSNSILLDCAEILGHVVFTARPVAAGGGRDRTFFAEVHPPNHALACMISLDDDGDCCRGAAADDDELCQFCRRDLRHPEVHPELRRPPRGSSAMETIVNCD; encoded by the coding sequence atGGCCAGGTATTATAGGTCACATCTCCGGTACGGGCTCGACCTAATCGAACCTCCTTCCATGGGGATCTCGCCGTCGCCGAGTGACCGCGCCGCCGCTCCGGCTAGGCTGCTGCCGGTGCGGTACTACGTGCGGGACGTCTGGGAGATAAAGCGGGAGGAGGACCCCGTCCACGACCCAGACTCGCCGCAGTCCCCGAGCCAGGTCGGCTACGACGTGCCGCCGCTGGTGTTCCccaacccctccccctccccctcctggcTGTCCCGCCGGATGGCGTTCGAGCGCCACCTCCCCGCCACCCACGacgagccgccgccaccgccgccggaagAACCGCCCGCGCGGCGCCCGGAGGAGGAAGACCCGGATCTGTACTTCTGCCTCAAAGACCCCGACGACCCCGAGTTCGTGCGCCGGAGCCACGAGTTCCAGAGCAAGAGGTACGCCGTGCATGCGCTGCGGGGCTACAACGCCGACCCCGGCAACGGCATCAAGTACGAGCTGGTCGAGGGCAGCGCCAGTAGCAACAGCATCCTGCTCGACTGCGCCGAGATCCTCGGCCACGTCGTCTTCACCGCCAGGCCTGTCGCCGCCGGCGGCGGGCGGGATCGGACCTTCTTTGCCGAGGTTCACCCGCCGAACCATGCCCTCGCCTGCATGATTTCATTGGACGACGACGGTGACTGCTGCCGAGGGGCGGCTGCCGACGACGACGAGCTGTGCCAGTTCTGTCGACGAGATCTCAGGCACCCGGAGGTGCATCCGGAGCTAAGGAGACCACCTCGTGGGTCGTCGGCGATGGAAACAATCGTGAATTGTGATTGA